A window from Corynebacterium urogenitale encodes these proteins:
- a CDS encoding phosphotransferase: protein MSRHDSHPVGSHGLVVEPETVEDLVARTWRDLTWDSVSIPEQGMDHAVAKLHGVSSSEGELADMIPETVVVRVPYTEAYRVQAPLESAVVAQLTKLRLAAARAEYEGFDATEDAATDNRIADTVRVPGTVRQSYVRGTFATDQPLMLTMQTEVRGGPLTAEVWETLGDEDRQWAASQLGGMLAGMRRLDPDLPPVRKVESWWKDGAATSELNSTPRSLPGKFALMKRRAPVFLEPNISGEEMEVVREIFAEVDALIRRPHQQRCLTHSDLYSTHMLWDPQGGIGVIDFSDMTVGDPALDYAHFSDISPELAGMVLEAAQRAGAPLQGEREELLHRAEIYKKWDNVFLLIDHFRTGMSPRISLL, encoded by the coding sequence ATGAGTAGGCACGATTCCCACCCTGTTGGTTCCCACGGTTTGGTCGTTGAGCCGGAGACCGTGGAAGATCTCGTTGCGCGCACATGGCGTGATTTGACCTGGGATTCCGTGAGTATTCCCGAGCAGGGGATGGATCACGCCGTGGCGAAACTCCACGGGGTGTCCTCCAGCGAGGGTGAGCTGGCGGACATGATCCCGGAGACCGTCGTGGTGCGGGTACCCTACACGGAGGCTTATCGTGTGCAAGCGCCTTTGGAATCCGCTGTGGTGGCCCAGCTGACGAAGCTGCGTCTCGCCGCTGCGCGCGCAGAGTACGAGGGATTCGACGCCACGGAGGACGCAGCCACCGACAATCGCATTGCAGATACGGTGCGGGTGCCTGGCACGGTGCGGCAGTCCTATGTGCGAGGAACGTTCGCCACCGACCAGCCGCTGATGCTGACAATGCAGACTGAGGTGCGGGGCGGGCCACTGACCGCCGAGGTGTGGGAAACGCTGGGGGATGAGGACCGGCAGTGGGCTGCCTCCCAGTTGGGTGGTATGCTCGCCGGCATGCGCAGGCTGGATCCGGACCTGCCGCCGGTGCGGAAAGTGGAGTCCTGGTGGAAAGACGGTGCCGCCACGAGTGAGCTCAACAGCACCCCACGGTCGCTTCCGGGCAAGTTTGCCCTCATGAAGCGGCGCGCGCCGGTGTTCCTGGAGCCCAATATCTCCGGTGAGGAGATGGAGGTGGTGCGCGAGATCTTCGCGGAGGTTGATGCGCTGATCCGTCGCCCCCACCAGCAGCGGTGCCTGACACACAGTGACCTGTACAGCACGCACATGCTGTGGGATCCGCAGGGAGGCATCGGAGTGATCGACTTCTCCGATATGACCGTTGGCGACCCGGCTTTGGACTACGCCCACTTCAGCGACATCTCCCCTGAGCTGGCAGGCATGGTGCTGGAAGCGGCGCAGCGTGCGGGTGCGCCGCTTCAGGGTGAGCGCGAGGAGCTACTGCATCGGGCCGAGATCTACAAGAAGTGGGACAACGTATTTCTGCTGATCGACCACTTCCGCACGGGTATGTCGCCGCGTATTAGCCTGCTCTAG